The Sphaeramia orbicularis chromosome 16, fSphaOr1.1, whole genome shotgun sequence genome window below encodes:
- the irx2a gene encoding iroquois-class homeodomain protein IRX-2a: protein MSYPQGYLYQPPGSLALYSCPAYGASALAAPRNEDLARSSSGSAFSPYPGSAAFSASAGAGFSSPLSYSADPTAGFPSYMSSPYDAHTTGMAGALSYHPYGSPGYPYQLNDPAYRKNATRDATATLKAWLQEHRKNPYPTKGEKIMLAIITKMTLTQVSTWFANARRRLKKENKMTWAPRNKSEDEDEEDGDGERKEVERSEKNLDNSEASAEDEGISLHVDTLTDHSCSAESDVEKVSCRVGELVSDQPGDRCEEDGEDGDHDRRVQLSPKPITSSPLTGVEAPVLSHHHHHHHHHLHHLHHLHNSQREDMTRSIIIPGNNNNNSNSNTNNKSSSCLDNRPSSGAPQNSTVKPKLWSLAEIATSDQKQQHHHHQQQQQQQQLGHPGQPNCPSSSGGLLASPTPSTTSSAASSPSLYPAPSILGRPIYYTSPFYSNYTNYGNFSPLQGQGILRYTNSSGVSLAAAAAAAAAAAAANEGLSSSHQALEGSANPKHRPDSPLVKNNPNQIVVVEQQQQQQQQQQQQQHQQHFRPANLEAKKGT, encoded by the exons ATGTCCTATCCTCAGGGTTATCTTTACCAGCCCCCGGGCTCTTTGGCTCTTTATTCGTGTCCGGCATACGGGGCCTCGGCTCTGGCTGCACCGCGGAATGAAGACTTGGCGAGGTCGTCCTCTGGCTCAGCCTTCAGCCCATACCCTGGATCGGCTGCCTTCTCCGCCTCGGCTGGTGCGGGCTTTTCCAGTCCGCTGTCATACTCTGCGGACCCAACTGCAGGATTCCCGTCTTatatg AGCTCTCCTTATGACGCGCATACAACGGGCATGGCCGGTGCGTTAAGTTACCACCCGTACGGGAGTCCAGGGTATCCATACCAACTCAACGACCCGGCTTACCGCAAAAACGCCACCAGGGACGCCACGGCCACCCTGAAGGCCTGGCTCCAGGAACATAGGAAGAACCCGTACCCGACCAAAGGGGAGAAGATCATGCTGGCCATTATAACCAAAATGACCCTGACGCAGGTCTCCACATGGTTCGCCAACGCCAGGAGGAGGCTCAAGAAGGAGAATAAGATGACATGGGCGCCAAGGAATAAGAGCGAAGATGAGGACGAGGAGGACGGGGACGGGGAGAGGAAAGAGGTGGAACGCTCAGAAAAAAACCTGGATAACAGCGAGGCTTCAGCGGAGGATGAAG GTATCAGCTTGCACGTCGACACCCTGACGGACCACTCGTGCTCGGCTGAGTCTGACGTGGAGAAGGTCAGCTGTCGCGTGGGTGAGCTGGTCTCGGATCAACCCGGAGACCGATGCGAGGAGGACGGGGAAGACGGGGACCACGACCGGCGGGTTCAGCTGTCTCCTAAACCCATCACATCGTCGCCTCTAACCGGAGTAGAAGCACCGGTGCTcagtcaccaccaccaccatcaccatcaccacctccATCATCTCCATCACCTCCACAACAGCCAGCGCGAGGATATGACCCGGAGCATCATCATCCCcggcaacaataacaacaacagcaacagcaacactAATAATAAATCCTCCTCATGCCTTGATAATAGACCTTCTTCGGGGGCGCCTCAGAATTCTACAGTCAAGCCCAAATTATGGTCACTGGCGGAGATTGCTACCTCGGACCAAAAGcagcaacatcatcatcatcagcaacagcagcagcagcagcaacttgGGCATCCTGGGCAACCAAATTGCCCCTCCTCCAGTGGTGGCCTCCTTGCATCCCCCACACCTTCCACAACCTCCTCGGCTGCCAGTTCCCCCTCCCTCTACCCGGCCCCCTCCATCCTTGGAAGACCTATTTATTACACGTCTCCCTTTTATAGCAATTACACAAACTATGGCAACTTCAGTCCCCTGCAGGGCCAAGGGATCCTGCGGTATACTAATTCATCTGGGGTGAGTCTGGCTGCTGCTGCCgccgctgccgctgctgctgctgctgcaaacgAGGGTCTCAGCTCCTCTCACCAGGCTCTGGAGGGGAGCGCAAACCCCAAACACAGGCCAGACTCTCCCCTCGTTAAAAATAACCCAAACCAGATTGTTGTTGTcgagcaacagcagcagcagcagcagcaacagcagcaacagcagcatcaGCAACATTTCAGACCCGCaaatttagaagcaaagaaaggTACGTAA